The following proteins are encoded in a genomic region of Phycisphaerae bacterium:
- a CDS encoding GNAT family N-acetyltransferase, whose translation MDDLPALLRFYRSLSPLVVRAYRPYGYDVTEAALRDGPFKRLAEGDEYAFVIADAADEIFGHAFLSRVRSQEAHFGIGVHQSLLGRGWGRRLMGALMEGSERDLALRSIDLRVLKDNVAANRLYGSFGFERTGELTDAADGLEYYLMVKRCAAT comes from the coding sequence ATGGACGATCTGCCGGCGCTGCTGCGGTTTTACCGAAGCCTGAGTCCGCTGGTGGTTCGGGCGTATCGGCCGTACGGGTATGACGTGACCGAGGCGGCGTTGCGCGATGGGCCGTTCAAGCGGTTGGCTGAGGGTGACGAATACGCGTTTGTGATCGCCGATGCGGCGGACGAGATCTTCGGCCACGCCTTTCTTTCGAGGGTGCGGTCGCAGGAGGCCCATTTCGGCATCGGGGTCCATCAGTCGCTTCTGGGCAGAGGATGGGGCAGGCGTCTGATGGGTGCGCTGATGGAGGGGTCGGAGCGGGACCTGGCGCTTCGGAGTATCGATCTGCGGGTGCTCAAGGACAACGTCGCGGCGAATCGCCTGTACGGGTCGTTCGGTTTTGAGAGGACGGGCGAGTTGACCGATGCCGCGGACGGGCTTGAGTATTACCTGATGGTCAAGCGTTGCGCAGCGACCTGA
- a CDS encoding cupin domain-containing protein produces MGRYDSVELVGSARDEALAGCRACMDGWHIRMPDVTPLVLHFGIGEFAKIGLIEYWIANETERGYCGKFLFLFEGQRCPCHKHAMKHETFYVLKGRIEMRVEDEPTIMGPGDLLVMPPGKRHTFIALEPALIIEASQPSILRDNFFDDRRIGEEGVI; encoded by the coding sequence ATGGGTAGGTATGACTCGGTGGAACTTGTCGGTTCGGCCCGCGATGAGGCCCTGGCCGGTTGCCGGGCCTGCATGGACGGCTGGCATATCAGGATGCCCGATGTAACGCCGCTGGTGCTTCACTTCGGGATCGGCGAGTTTGCGAAGATCGGGTTGATCGAGTATTGGATCGCCAACGAAACGGAACGAGGGTACTGTGGCAAGTTTCTGTTTCTTTTTGAGGGGCAGCGTTGTCCGTGCCACAAGCACGCGATGAAGCACGAGACGTTCTACGTTCTCAAGGGGCGGATCGAGATGCGTGTCGAGGATGAGCCGACGATCATGGGGCCGGGCGACCTGCTGGTCATGCCGCCGGGGAAGCGGCACACGTTTATCGCGTTGGAACCGGCTTTGATCATCGAGGCGTCGCAGCCGAGCATCCTTCGGGACAACTTTTTTGACGACCGTCGGATCGGCGAGGAGGGTGTGATCTGA